The following proteins are encoded in a genomic region of Micropterus dolomieu isolate WLL.071019.BEF.003 ecotype Adirondacks linkage group LG04, ASM2129224v1, whole genome shotgun sequence:
- the atg4da gene encoding cysteine protease ATG4D: MMNSVSPSAAQYVGGVMQDELAESRRQQPMERQGSFGLRPSQTPDPSREATGEPDEMDKLKAKLMSAWNNVKYGWTVKSKTSFNKISPVTVLGHSYLLNSEDEVERFRLAFVSRIWLTYRREFPQLEGSTWTTDCGWGCMLRSGQMLLAQGLLVHMMPRDWAWPDAQQLTDVDFEVFRPRSPARAGGVPIPSFGSPRGSNTPEKSLPGDQAPKCSQKKRPESARDRQAEPIHHRLLTWFGDQPPAPFGVHQLVEIGKCSGKKAGDWYGPSIVAHILRKAVARTSAVHNLAVYVAQDCTVYKEDVVHLCDLSLSQTPPDPSSQPWKSVIILVPVRLGGEALNPSYIECVKNILKLDCCIGIIGGKPKHSLYFIGFQDEQLLYLDPHYCQPVVDVSQVNFSLESFHCSSPKKMPFNRMDPSCTIGFYAKNKKDFESLCSAVSEALSSSKEKYPIFTFVEGQGQDYGLEGHSSNNSGPAAHILPPGKLDRSNNRRNSDEFVFL, encoded by the exons ATGATGAACTCCGTTTCCCCCAGCGCAGCACAGTACGTAGGGGGAGTGATGCAGGATGAGCTGGCAGAGAGCCGGAGGCAGCAGCCCATGGAGCGGCAGGGCAGCTTCGGTCTCAGGCCGTCACAGACACCAGATCCCAGCAGAGAGGCAACCGGAGAGCCTGATGAGATGGACAAACTGAAAGCCAAACTGATGTCAGCATGGAACAACGTCAAATATG GTTGGACTGTTAAGTCTAAAACCTCCTTTAACAAGATTTCACCAGTTACTGTCCTAGGACACTCCTATCTTCTTAACAGTGAAG acGAGGTGGAGCGGTTTCGTCTGGCTTTTGTGTCCAGGATTTGGCTGACCTACAGGAGGGAGTTCCCTCAGCTGGAGGGCTCCACCTGGACCACAGACTGTGGCTGGGGCTGTATGCTGCGCAGTGGGCAGATGCTGCTGGCTCAGGGGCTTCTGGTCCATATGATGCCTAGAG ATTGGGCTTGGCCAGATGCTCAGCAGCTAACCGACGTGGACTTTGAGGTCTTTAGACCGCGTTCCCCAGCACGGGCGGGAGGGGTCCCCATTCCCTCCTTTGGCTCACCACGGGGATCCAACACCCCTGAAAAGTCCCTGCCAGGTGATCAGGCACCCAAATGCAGCCAGAAAAAGAGACCTGAGTCTGCgagggacaggcaggcagagccCATCCACCACAGGCTGCTGACGTGGTTCGGCGACCAGCCCCCAGCACCTTTTGGGGTTCACCAGCTGGTGGAAATCGGCAAATGTTCAGGGAAGAAGGCTGGTGACTGGTATGGCCCCTCTATAGTGGCACACATACTACG aaaagcGGTAGCCAGAACATCTGCTGTCCACAACCTGGCTGTGTATGTGGCTCAGGATTGTACAG TGTACAAAGAGGATGTGGTGCATCTATGTGACTTGTCACTAAGCCAGACTCCCCCAGATCCTTCCAGCCAACCCTGGAAGTCTGTGATCATACTGGTGCCTGTACGGCTGGGAGGGGAGGCCCTCAACCCGTCCTACATCGAATGTGTCAAG AACATCCTAAAGCTGGATTGTTGTATTGGAATCATTGGAGGCAAACCGAAGCATTCACTTTACTTCATTGGTTTCCAAG atgAGCAGCTGCTGTATCTAGACCCTCACTACTGCCAGCCtgtggtggatgtgtcacaagTCAACTTCTCCCTGGAG TCATTCCACTGTAGCTCTCCAAAAAAGATGCCCTTCAACCGCATGGATCCCAGCTGTACCATCGGCTTTTACGCCAAGAACAAGAAGGACTTTGAGTCTCTATGTTCTGCTGTCAGTGAG GCCCTGTCATCATCGAAGGAGAAGTACCCCATCTTTACCTTCGTAGAGGGCCAGGGTCAGGACTATGGACTGGAGGGTCACAGCAGCAATAACAGTGGACCTGCAGCCCACATTCTGCCCCCGGGCAAACTGGACAGGAGTAACAACAGAAGGAACAGTGATGAGTTTGTCTTCCTGTAA